The Sphingomicrobium aestuariivivum DNA window CGGCGGCGCTCTTTTCGCGCAACCTTGCCAATTTCATCCTCGCCTTCACGCCCGAGGGCGGCGAGCCGGACGCCGAGTCGGCGGGTGATTCGGGGCACCTCGTGCTGCCCGAGGAAGACGAGATCGTCGCCGGTATCCGGCTGACCCGGGGCGGCGAGATCGTCCACGAGCGCCTGCGCGCCATGGGCTGAGGCGCCCGCGCTGGCGCTGCCGTCATCGCCCTAGGCGAAATCGCTGACGGCGCAGTAACCATCTCATAGACAAAGAAAAACCCGGCCGAAGCCGGGTTAGTCTTTTTAGCGTTTCGGCTGGTTTTAGCCGGCGCCGCCGGTGCCGCCATTGCCGCCACCGATCAGTTCACGCCAGATATCCCAGATGACCCAACGACGGGTCTGAGTGTTGTTCTTGGCCATTCTTCATCCCCTTCGAATTAGGCGCAGGAGCCCGCGCACAGACCTTTCTGTTAACCCTAATGGAAAAGGTTATCAAGGTTTTTACCATATTTTTGGGGGCAATAGGGCGGCGCGCAAAGTAATTCGCGCGGCAGGAGGGTTAATTCCTGCAACGTAATGAGTGGCTTGGGGGTGATGGCCGGCCGATGCCGAACAGCAGAAAAAACCGCGCCGCGAGGCCAGCGCGATCGTCAACCTGTCAGAAAAATGGGCCGAGGACGCTCGTCGTCAGGCGACGCGGCGCTTCTTTTCGCGGTCGAGGCGGCGGCGCATCTCGCCGAGCGTCATCGGCCGGCCGATGGCGAAGCCCTGCGCGAGGTCGCAGTCGAGCATGGCAAGCTGTTCAAGCACCTGCCGGTCCTCGACACCCTCGGCGACCACCTTGCGGTCAAGCGAATGGGCGAGCGCGATGGTCGACTGCACCATGATCAGGTCGGAGCGGTTGTCGCGCATCGAGCGCACGAAGCTCTGGTCGATCTTGATCTCGGCGGCCGGCACCTTCTTGAGATAGTCGAGCGTCGACAGGCCGGTGCCATAGTCGTCGATCGAGATCTTCACACCGATGGCGCGCAGTTGTTCGAGCAGCTCGATATCGGCGCCCGAGCCCGCGAGCGCGGCTGTTTCGGTCAGCTCCAGCGTCAGCGCCTCGGCGGGCAGGTCGTGGCGGTCGAGCATCGACAGCACCGCGCCGACGAGGCGGTGGTTGGTGAGCATGCGCGCCGACAGGTTCACCGCGATCGAGAAGTCGGGGTCGAGCTTGCGCAGCTCGAGCACGGCCTTGCCCGCCTCGTCGAGGACGAAATGGGTGAGCTTGGAGATGCGGTCGTTATTCTCCGCCGCGGCGATGAATTCGACGGGACTGATGGGGCCCTTCTCGGGGTGGGTCCAGCGCGCCAGCGCCTCGGCGCTGACGATCCGCTTGGTCTTGAGGTCCTGTTTGGGCTGGAGCGCGATCCACACCTCGCCCTTGTCGATGGCCTCGTCGAGCTGGCTGAGGAGCGAGAGCTTCCATGGCACATCCTCGAGGCGGGCGGGATCGTGATACTTCCACTTGATCGCCTCGTTCTCGGCCTCGTCGGCGGCGACCAGCGCGCTGCCGAGGCGGCTCGCGGTGGTGCGGCCCGAGCCCATCTCGACGCCGAAGCTGATGGCAATGTCATAGGGCTGGTGGTCGATCCGCACGGGCGTGCGGAAGAGGGCGTGCAAGGCTTCGAGATGATGCGAGATGGCGATGTCGCCATCGACGAACCAGGCAAAGATGCCCTCGTCGCCCTGATACAGCTTGAAGCCGTCCTGCCGGCCGAGCGCGAGACGCGCGACGATCTGTTCGACGAGGCGCTTCTCGCCCTCGGCATTCAGCGTCGAGGCGATCTCGGCATAATTGTGCACCTTGGCGGCGATCAGCGGCTTGGACTTGCCCGCCTTGTCGGCGCGCAGCGCGGCGAGGTTGGGCAGGTCGGTGAGATTGTTCACGAAACCACGGTTCTTATAGAAGCGGTAGAGCAGGATGCTGCCCGCGATTACCAGCATGAGGAGGCCGGGCATGATGTCGAAGAAGACGCGGCGTGTCTCGAGCAGGAAGGCGACGCCGGGCAGGGCGATGACACCGCTGCCAAGAGCGATGAAACGATAGCGCGTGCGCGGGTGGAAGCAGGCGATGCCAAGCAGGATGGCTGCGATCACGAGCCCAGGTAGCCAGCCGAAGTCGCTCGGCACGCCCTTGAGGAGCGTTTCCGCCGCGATGACCTGGACGAAGACACCGCCGCGCCGCCCGACGCCGGGGATAAAGACCTGGTCGCCGAGGTGGAGCGGCGTGATGCCGACGATCAGTTTCTTGCCGCGCACCGCCTCGTCGGCAACGCGGCCCTCGATGAGGTCGATCGCACTGATGACGGGGATGCTCCCGAATTCGACCGAATAGTCGATCGGGAACAGCTTATCGACTGGCCCGTCGACGCCGGCGAGGCTGGCAGCGAAGGTGGGAACCTTGCGACCGTCGATCTCGCTGGCCAGCGCGAGATCCCAGACGGCGGTCTGGAAGTTGAAGCGCGCGTTGATCGAACCGATCCGCGCGGCGCTGCGGAACTGGTC harbors:
- a CDS encoding EAL domain-containing protein produces the protein MMKRAIDSARQGRGKAPKLFGWTLFFGLVCGLIGLGQPLEDFARTVRNHAHPTEASGDIVVVAIDRKSIEEIGAMPWPRGNYGRLVNEANALGAKEIYFDIIFAGRTSAEEDAAFREALSGSDNVILAANSIFKRQDERDLLHLPHDQFRSAARIGSINARFNFQTAVWDLALASEIDGRKVPTFAASLAGVDGPVDKLFPIDYSVEFGSIPVISAIDLIEGRVADEAVRGKKLIVGITPLHLGDQVFIPGVGRRGGVFVQVIAAETLLKGVPSDFGWLPGLVIAAILLGIACFHPRTRYRFIALGSGVIALPGVAFLLETRRVFFDIMPGLLMLVIAGSILLYRFYKNRGFVNNLTDLPNLAALRADKAGKSKPLIAAKVHNYAEIASTLNAEGEKRLVEQIVARLALGRQDGFKLYQGDEGIFAWFVDGDIAISHHLEALHALFRTPVRIDHQPYDIAISFGVEMGSGRTTASRLGSALVAADEAENEAIKWKYHDPARLEDVPWKLSLLSQLDEAIDKGEVWIALQPKQDLKTKRIVSAEALARWTHPEKGPISPVEFIAAAENNDRISKLTHFVLDEAGKAVLELRKLDPDFSIAVNLSARMLTNHRLVGAVLSMLDRHDLPAEALTLELTETAALAGSGADIELLEQLRAIGVKISIDDYGTGLSTLDYLKKVPAAEIKIDQSFVRSMRDNRSDLIMVQSTIALAHSLDRKVVAEGVEDRQVLEQLAMLDCDLAQGFAIGRPMTLGEMRRRLDREKKRRVA